One genomic region from Nitrospinota bacterium encodes:
- the iscX gene encoding Fe-S cluster assembly protein IscX, whose product MKLYWQDAEEIAIELHEKFPEVDPLDVRFTDLHRWVCELPDFEDKPSKSTEGILEAIQMAWWEEWKEAQVGR is encoded by the coding sequence ATGAAACTCTACTGGCAAGACGCCGAAGAAATTGCCATCGAGCTTCACGAAAAATTCCCCGAGGTTGATCCTCTGGACGTGCGCTTCACCGACCTCCACCGCTGGGTCTGCGAGCTTCCAGACTTTGAAGACAAGCCCAGTAAGAGCACCGAGGGCATCCTTGAGGCCATCCAGATGGCCTGGTGGGAAGAGTGGAAGGAGGCCCAAGTGGGCCGGTAG